GTGATCCACCGCAGCACCGGCACCGCCTACAACGAGACGGTCGGCGGGCTGGAGACCTGGCATATCTATATCGGGGAGCACTGCCGGGAGGATTACGGCGATGTGCGGTTCACCAACAGCACCGGGGCGGAACTCGCGTATTATCTCTGGCCGGACTACACGAGCAGCAGCGCCCGGTTCGCCGTGCGGCTGGAAGGGGCGGATGCTGCCGGAGAAGTGACGGTATGGTATGGGAACGCCGCAGCGACGACGACGAGCGATGCCGAGGCTACATATTATGTGTTTTTTAATGGACCTGTGGAACCTCACCGCAGGAAAAGTGCACGCCACGGACTACACAAACGCCTGCCGCACCATGCTCTTTAATATCCACAGCCTGTGCTGGGACAGGGAACTGCTTGAGCTTTTTCAAATACCAGCCTGTCTGCTGCCTGAAGTGCGCCGGTCATGGGGGCGGTTCGGCTCCATGCGCGCCGACCTCATACCCGGCCTGCAGGCCGACATCTGCGGCATGTGCGGCGACCAGCAGGCCGCGCTGTTCGGGCACGGCTGCCTCAAACCCGGCTCCATTAAAAACACCTACGGCACCGGCTGTTTCCTGCTGTTAAACACAGGCGATAAACCGGCCGCTTCAAAACAGGGCCTGCTCACCACGCTGACCGCGCAAACCTCTTACGGCAAACCCGTTTACGCGCTTGAGGGCAGCGTGTTCGCCGGCGGCGCGACGGTGCAGTGGCTCCGGGACGGGCTGAAAATTCTCGACAAGGCGGCCGACAGCGAAGCGCTCGCCAAAAGCGTGCCTGACGCCGACGGCGTGGTTTTCGTACCCGCGTTCACCGGGCTGGGCGCGCCTTACTGGGACATGTACGCGCGCGGCACGATAAGCGGCCTTACCCGCGGCACCCGCCGTGAACATATCGTGCGCGCCGCGCTTGAAGCGATCGCGTTTCAGAGTCTTGACGTTATTGAAGCCATGCGCCTGGACAGCGGGCAAACCGTTTCCGCCATACGGGTGGACGGCGGCGCAAGCGCCAATAATTTCCTTATGCAGTTTCAGGCCGATATTTCCTGCTGCCGCGTGATAAGGCCGGAACTGCAGGAAACCACGGCCTGGGGCGCCGCCGCGCTGGCAGGTCTGGGCGCGGAAATATGGCGCGCGCCGCAGGATATTTTCACCGTGCTTTGCGCGGAAAGAACGTTCACTTCAAAGATGCTCCCCAAAGACCGCGCGCGCGCCGCAACACGCTGGCAGAAGGCGGTAGCCAGAACCTGTTCGCGGTGACACGCCTGTCAGCGCGCCAATACCCGCCCGTTATTTCTCCGCAACAGCCGTTCCGGGCCGGGTTTTCAGATATTTGTAAAACACCAGGCCGGCATGAGCAAGAGCCGCCGCGCGAACAAACCCCGCCAGAACCCCGTGTATCCGCCAGCGCAATACTCCGGCAGCCGCAGTCAAAACCAGCGGCACCAGCGCGGCAGCGCCGGAATAAGTGATCAGCGCAAACGATTTCACTTGCCCCCCCCAATCGTTGCAGCGTCATGGCATAAAACGCAGTCCCGGCAAAATTTTATTATAATATCCGGTAATGGAAACCGGTCAGGCAAGAGCAGTATACCACGATGCGTAAAACTGCTGACTCCAAAGCAGCATTGAAACCCGCGGCACACGATGGCTTCAGCGGACGGCTGCTGGAATCCGTCAAAATCGCGGTCATTGCGGCGGCCATATCGGCCGGGATTGTGCACGCCAGGTATATATTCGCTTCGGTATTGCCGGGCAAAACCGTCAGGATCGGCACCTGTACGCCCGATCCCTGGACGGAAGCATGCATCGAAACCCTGTGGAACGCACTGCATGACCGCCATGCCGGCGGAACCGCCGTTTACAGCTGTCCGCTCACCAAAACGCCATACCTCGTGAAAACCGACCGCTCGGGCACGGTTATAGACTGCCCCAATCCTCACCGGCACAATTTAAAGCGCCTGCGCGCGCAGGGCAAACTGGTTATTCCTGAACCGCTGGATTGAAATTTATCATGACTCCGGTTATCCGACTCTGCACCAGGTGCGGCCGCCCGCACGATTACGAAACAGACAGGAGCAGCCTGTGCCAGTCCTGCCGTATGGCGGACGCTGAAAATGCCGCTATCAGCGGCAAACAATCCGAACATAACCGGGTTGACGAAACCGAACACGCCAGCATTCTTCAAACCCGGTTCGGCCTTGCGCTAAAACTGGCGGCGCTGCTGGCCTGTTTCGGCCTGCTTGCGTGGAACATCGTGGAGTTCCGGAGCACGCTCAAACCCGGCCGGCCATTGCGCTGGGGCTCCTACAATACCGATCGCGAAACCGAAAAATGCGTAACAAACCTCTGGAAAGCGTTAAGCGCGTTCCAGCAGGGCGACCGGGCGGTTTACGTCTGTCCGGCAACCGGCGCGCCATATCAGCTCATCAATACCGCCGAAGGGCCCGTGCTCGAGTGTCCCAACCCTCATAAACATAAACTCCGCAGACTTCGCGCCGGAGGAAAACTGGTCATGCCGCAAGCGGCAAAGTAACCGCTGCTGCGCGCGCCCCGCGCAACCGCACGATGACGGCAGACGGAATCCGAATACGGAAAAGTTTATCGCCCGCGCAGCCAGACCGCCCAGGCTCCGTCGGATTTCTGGATATGCGCGAGCAGCCAGGAAGTAATATGCCGGTACAGCAGCTCGGTAAGCTCTTCGCTCGCGCCCTGCGCGGCATACGTCCGCTCGATATTGGCAAGATTGCGCATGAAATAAGCGTGCTGGGCCTTATGCACGGCCATTTCGGGATAGGCATGCGCCTCCAGCAGCTTCTCTTCGTCGGCAAAATGCAATCTGGCATAATCATCCATAAACGCGATAATTGACTCCGCGTCCGGCTGTTCGCCGCCTCCGGCAATAGTTTTGGC
The window above is part of the Elusimicrobiaceae bacterium genome. Proteins encoded here:
- a CDS encoding DUF2341 domain-containing protein, which codes for VIHRSTGTAYNETVGGLETWHIYIGEHCREDYGDVRFTNSTGAELAYYLWPDYTSSSARFAVRLEGADAAGEVTVWYGNAAATTTSDAEATYYVFFNGPVEPHRRKSARHGLHKRLPHHAL
- a CDS encoding hemerythrin family protein, whose product is MPLEWTPALATGNDAIDAQHKELFDRANAFAKTIAGGGEQPDAESIIAFMDDYARLHFADEEKLLEAHAYPEMAVHKAQHAYFMRNLANIERTYAAQGASEELTELLYRHITSWLLAHIQKSDGAWAVWLRGR
- a CDS encoding FGGY-family carbohydrate kinase gives rise to the protein MDLWNLTAGKVHATDYTNACRTMLFNIHSLCWDRELLELFQIPACLLPEVRRSWGRFGSMRADLIPGLQADICGMCGDQQAALFGHGCLKPGSIKNTYGTGCFLLLNTGDKPAASKQGLLTTLTAQTSYGKPVYALEGSVFAGGATVQWLRDGLKILDKAADSEALAKSVPDADGVVFVPAFTGLGAPYWDMYARGTISGLTRGTRREHIVRAALEAIAFQSLDVIEAMRLDSGQTVSAIRVDGGASANNFLMQFQADISCCRVIRPELQETTAWGAAALAGLGAEIWRAPQDIFTVLCAERTFTSKMLPKDRARAATRWQKAVARTCSR